Proteins encoded in a region of the Flavobacterium sp. MDT1-60 genome:
- the fumC gene encoding class II fumarate hydratase, producing the protein MKYRIEKDTMGEVQVPADKYWGAQTERSRNNFKIGPSASMPPEIIEGFAYLKKAAAYANYDLGVLPIEKRDAIAAVCDEILEGKLEDQFPLVIWQTGSGTQSNMNVNEVIANRAQVLKGFEIGEGEQFIKANDDVNKSQSSNDTFPTGMHIAAYKMIVETTIPGVEKLHATLSAKANEFKDVVKIGRTHLMDATPLTLGQEISGYAAQLSFGLKALKNTLAHLSEIALGGTAVGTGLNTPKGYDKKVAEYIAEFTNHPFVTAENKFEALAAHDAIVETHGALKQLAVSLNKIANDIRMLASGPRSGIGEIHIPENEPGSSIMPGKVNPTQCEALTMVCAQVIGNDMAIAIGGMQGHYELNVFKPVMAANFLQSARLLGDACVSFDEHCAQGIEPNYKRIKELVDNSLMLVTALNTKIGYYKAAEIAQTAHKNGTTLKDEAVRLGYVTPEDFDDWVKPEEMV; encoded by the coding sequence ATGAAATACAGAATAGAAAAAGATACCATGGGCGAAGTACAAGTCCCGGCTGATAAGTATTGGGGCGCACAAACAGAACGTTCCCGAAACAATTTTAAAATTGGACCATCGGCCTCAATGCCACCAGAAATCATTGAAGGTTTTGCGTATCTTAAAAAAGCTGCCGCTTATGCAAATTATGATCTCGGTGTTTTACCTATAGAAAAAAGAGATGCTATTGCAGCAGTCTGCGACGAAATTTTAGAAGGAAAATTAGAAGATCAATTTCCACTTGTAATCTGGCAGACCGGTTCAGGCACGCAAAGTAACATGAACGTAAATGAAGTAATTGCAAATCGCGCTCAGGTTCTTAAAGGTTTTGAAATTGGCGAAGGCGAACAATTTATAAAAGCCAATGATGATGTCAATAAATCCCAGTCATCAAACGATACTTTTCCAACCGGAATGCATATTGCGGCATACAAAATGATCGTTGAAACCACAATTCCAGGAGTCGAAAAATTACACGCTACGTTATCCGCGAAAGCGAACGAATTCAAAGACGTCGTAAAGATTGGCCGTACACATCTTATGGATGCCACACCTCTGACTTTAGGGCAAGAAATTTCAGGTTATGCTGCTCAATTGTCTTTTGGTTTAAAAGCGCTTAAAAATACATTGGCGCATCTATCAGAAATCGCTCTTGGCGGAACTGCTGTCGGAACCGGACTTAATACACCAAAAGGTTACGACAAAAAGGTGGCGGAATATATTGCTGAATTCACCAACCATCCTTTTGTAACGGCAGAGAATAAATTTGAAGCTTTGGCTGCACACGATGCTATTGTTGAAACGCACGGCGCTTTAAAACAATTGGCTGTATCTTTAAACAAAATTGCAAATGACATTAGAATGCTAGCTTCAGGACCCCGATCTGGGATTGGTGAAATTCACATTCCTGAAAATGAACCAGGTTCTTCTATCATGCCAGGAAAAGTAAATCCAACACAATGTGAAGCCTTAACTATGGTTTGTGCACAAGTAATAGGAAATGATATGGCAATTGCCATTGGCGGAATGCAGGGGCATTATGAATTAAATGTTTTTAAACCGGTTATGGCTGCAAATTTCCTTCAATCAGCAAGATTATTGGGTGATGCCTGTGTTTCTTTCGACGAACATTGTGCTCAGGGAATTGAACCAAACTACAAACGTATTAAAGAGTTAGTAGATAATTCGTTAATGTTGGTTACTGCTTTAAATACAAAAATTGGATATTATAAGGCTGCAGAAATTGCACAAACGGCTCATAAAAACGGAACAACTTTAAAAGATGAAGCTGTTCGTTTGGGATATGTAACTCCAGAAGATTTTGATGATTGGGTAAAACCGGAGGAAATGGTCTAA